The genomic region ACCCTCCAGGTTGGTCATGGTGCCGTCCTCCTCGGCCCACTGCGCGGTGGGCAGCACCACGTCGGCCAGCGCGGCCGTCTCGGAGAGCAGCAGGTCGGCGACGACAAGCAGGTCGAGGTCGCGCAGTCGGCCCTCGATCCTGCTCGCGCGGGGAGCGGAGACCACCGGGTTCGAGCCGAACACCAGCAGCGCCCGGGGGCCGCCGGGAGTGCCGAGGGAGTCGAGCAGTTGCAGGGCCGGCACGCCGGGACCGGGCAGGTCGTCGGCCGGTACGCCCCAGACCCCCGCCACGTGCTCCCGGGCCGCAGGGTCGTCGATCCGCCGGTAGCCGGGGAGCTGGTCGGCCTTCTGCCCGTGCTCACGCCCGCCCTGGCCGTTGCCCTGGCCGGTGAGGCAGCCGTACCCGGAGCCCTCCCGGCCGGGCAGACCGAGGGCGAGGGCCAGATTGACGTACGCGGTGACAGTGTCGACGCCCTTGGCATGCTGTTCGGCACCGCGAGCGGTCAGGATGATCACCCGTCCGCCGGTGCCCAACGCGCGGGCGGTCGCCTCCAGGTCGGCCACCGGAACACCGGAGAGTTGTTCGGCGCGGGCCAGCCACCAGGCGGCGACGCTGCGGCGAACCGCGTCGAAGCCGATCGTGCGGTCGGCGACGTACGCCTTGTCGACCCAGCCCTCGGTGAGCACGATGTGCAGCAGCGAGTTGGCAACCGCGAGATCGGTGCCGGGCAGTGGTTGCAGGTGCAGGTCGGCCTGACGGGCGGTGGCGGTGAGCCGGGGGTCGACGACGATCAGCCGGCCGCCGCCGCGTCGCTGCTCGGTCAGCCAGCGCATCAGCGGCGGCATGGTCTCCGCCGGGTTCGCGCCGACCAGCAGCAGGGTGTCGGCGCGGCCGAGGTCGGCCAGCGGAAAGGGCAGCCCTCTGTCGACGCCGAAGGCGCGCATCCCGGCCGCCGCCGCCGAGGACATGCAGAACCGTCCGTTGTAGTCGATGTGCCGCGTGCGCAGCGCGACGCGGGCGAACTTTCCCAGCGCGTACGCCTTCTCGTTGGTGAGCCCACCGCCGCCGAAGACGGCGACGGCGTCCCGGCCGGCGCTGGCCTGGATGGCGCGGATGCCGGTGACGATCCGGCCCAGCGCGTCGTCCCAGCTCGCGGGGCGCAGGTCGCCGGTGGCCGGGTCGCGTAGCAGCGGGCTGGTCAGCCGCTCCGGATGGTCGAGCAGGTCGGCGGCGGTCCAGCCCTTCTGGCAGAGGCCGCCCCGGTTGGTGGGGAACTGGCGGGGGAGCACCGTCACTCCGTCGTCGTCCTCCCGCAGTGTCATCCCACACTGGAGTGCGCAGTACGGGCAGTGTGTGGCTGCCTCCCGGGGCGTCCGCCCCGGTCGAGTTGCCGACCATGCACCGTCTGTCATGTCGGGAAAGCGTGCCGCCGGGCGGTTTCGCGTCGGCGTCCCTTCTGTTTCGGTCCTGTCAAGTACGGCTCACACCGCACGGGGGCATCGGACGTGACGGCTGGGTCCTGACCGCCGACCTGCCGGCCGCCCCACGGAAGGTGTTCGGCGGGTGTCCCACGTTGCGGTAATGGGTACGCGAACCGACCTCGGGAAGCCTATTATTTGGGAAAGTTGTCTCAAAGGCTGGGAGACGCGATGAGTGTGGCAGAAGCGTTCGACGCGGTGGCCGGCACCTACGACGAGGCGCGCCGCAGGCTGGTGCCCTGCTTCGATGCCTTCTACGGCACCGCCGTCCAGGTGGCCGCGCCACCATTGCGCGCCGCGCTGGCCGCCGGCCGTACCCCAGAGGTGTTGGACCTGGGCGCCGGCACCGGCCTGCTCTCGCTCCTGCTCGCCGCCGCGGTGCCGGGAGTGCGGCTGACCCTGGTGGACGCCGCGCCGGCAATGCTGTCCCGCGCCGCCGACCAGTTGCGCGCCCGCGCAGTGCCGCACCGGACCGTCCGGGCCGACCTGGCCGACGAACTGCCGGCCGGACGGTACGACGCCGTGGTCAGCGCGCTGGCGATCCACCACCTGGACGACGACGGCAAGCGCGGGCTCTACCGGCGGGCTGCCGCCGCGCTGGCACCCGGCGGGGTCTTCGTCAACGCCGAGCAGGTGGCCGGGCCGACCCCCGCCCTGGACCGGCGCTACGACGAGGTGTGGACGGCGCGGATCACCGAGCTGGGCTCGTCTCCCGACGAGATCGCCGCCGCCCGGGAGCGGATGCGGCACGACCGGCCCGCCACCGTCGCCGACCAGTGCCGGTGGCTCGAAGAGGCGGGTCTGGTCGACGTCGACTGTTTCTTCAAGGAGTGGCGCTTCGCTGTGTTCGGCGGCCGGGCCCGGTGAATTGCGCCTTTCGGCCGCCAGTGGCAAGCCGCCGGTTGTGCGGATGACTGATGGTCATACCGCTGGGTAGTCTCATCGGCATGACTGCCAAGGTGACGTTGTCGTTCACGGACGAGACAATCGAGGACGCTCGACGCTTCGCCAAGCGTGAAGGGCTGTCGCTCTCGGCGTGGATGGACCAGGCCGCCCGGGAAAAGGCGCTGCGCGAGGTCTTCACCGCGCACGCCGCCGCAGTGGGCCGCGCCAGCCTCGACCTGGAGTCCGCAGCCCTCGCCGACGCCCGCGAGGCAGGCATGGTCAACGACCTCCTCGCCGACGGACGGCCGCGTGCTGCGTAGGGGTGAGGTCTGGCGCATCGAGGGTGCCCGGGAACGCCTCGGCCTGGTGATCAGCTCAGACGTCTACAACTCCACCGACGTGCCCATCGTGATCGTCGTCGAGGTTGTCGAGGAGTCGCTGCTGCGGGATTCCCCGCTCGCCGTCTCCATGGGCCGGTACGTGGTGATGCCCGACCGGATCTCGTCACCCATGAAGAAGTGGTTCACCAGTTGCGTGGACGTCGCCGACACCGACACCATGCTGCGGGTCGGCCGCGCGCTGCGCATCCTCCAGCAACTCTGACCGCGCTCACCATCGTCGTCGCCCCGTGGTGCGGTCCCCGTATCCCGGCCGACCCGCGACGGGCACTGCCGGGTAATCCGGTGTTCCTAGCGTTCCTCCCTGTCACATCGACGAGGAGGAGCCGCCGTGAGCACGCTCACCAGCACCGCAGTCACCGCCGGCGCACCGGCCGCCACCGCGACCCGGCACCGGCTCGACGACTGGAGACCCGAGGACCCCGAATTCTGGCGGACCACTGGCGCGCCGATCGCCCGACGGAACCTCTGGGTGTCGATCTTCGCCGAGCACGTCGGTTTCTCCGTGTGGAGCCTCTGGTCGGTGACAGTGCTCTTCCTCGGCCCCGAGTACGGCATCGACCCGGCCGGCAAGTTCCTGCTCACCGCCGTACCCGCCGCGCTGGGCGCGGTGCTCCGGCTTCCGTACACGCTGGCGGTTGCCCGCTTCGGCGGCCGGCGCTGGACGATCATCAGCGCACTGCTGCTGCTCGTACCGACGGTGCCGATGGCGGTGCTGCTGGAACCCGGGGTGTCCTACGGCACGCTCATGGTGCTCGCCTGCCTCACCGGGGTCGGCGGCGGCAACTTCGCCTCCTCGATGGCGAACATCAACCTGTTCTACCCGTCCCGGCTCAAGGGGCGGGCCCTCGGGCTCAACGCGGGCGGCGGCAACCTGGGCGTACCCGCTGTGCAGTTGGTCGGGCTCGCGGTCCTCGCGACCGCCGGTGCCGCGTACCCCCGGCTGGTCCCGGCGGTCTACCTGCCGCTGATCGTGCTGGCCGCGCTGGCGGCGGCCCGCTGGTTGGACACCGTGCCCGGCGCGCGCAACGAGCCCGGCGCGCTGCGCGAGGCCGCGCGCGATCCGCACACCTGGGTCATGTCCCTGCTGTACGTCGGCACGTTCGGCTCGTTCATCGGGTTCGGCTTCGCCTTCGGTCAGGTGCTGCAACTCCAGTTCGCCGAGCGGTTCCCCACCCCCGTCGACGCGGCCTGGCTGACCTTCCTCGGCCCGCTCGTGGGTTCGCTGATCCGGCCACTGGGCGGGCACCTCGCCGACCGATTGGGCGGCGCCCGGGTGACCTTCTGGAACTTCGTGGCGATGGCGGCCGGCGCCAGCACCGTGCTGTACGCGGCCCGGGAACGCTCCTTCGGGCTCTACCTGACCGGGTTCATCGCCCTCTTCGTGTTCTCCGGCATCGGCAACGGCTCCACCTACAAGATGATCCCGGCGATCTTCCGGGCCCGGGCTGCGGACGCGGTGGTAGCCGGACGCGACCCGGAGGCCGCGGCACGGTGGGCGCGGCGGATGACCGGCTCGCTGATCGGCATCGCCGGTGCCGTCGGCGCCTCCGGTGGGGTGCTCGTCAACATCTCGTTCCGCCAGTCGTTCCTCGGCTCCGGCAACGCCGACGCCGCCTACCTGGTCTT from Micromonospora profundi harbors:
- a CDS encoding molybdopterin oxidoreductase family protein, which codes for MTDGAWSATRPGRTPREAATHCPYCALQCGMTLREDDDGVTVLPRQFPTNRGGLCQKGWTAADLLDHPERLTSPLLRDPATGDLRPASWDDALGRIVTGIRAIQASAGRDAVAVFGGGGLTNEKAYALGKFARVALRTRHIDYNGRFCMSSAAAAGMRAFGVDRGLPFPLADLGRADTLLLVGANPAETMPPLMRWLTEQRRGGGRLIVVDPRLTATARQADLHLQPLPGTDLAVANSLLHIVLTEGWVDKAYVADRTIGFDAVRRSVAAWWLARAEQLSGVPVADLEATARALGTGGRVIILTARGAEQHAKGVDTVTAYVNLALALGLPGREGSGYGCLTGQGNGQGGREHGQKADQLPGYRRIDDPAAREHVAGVWGVPADDLPGPGVPALQLLDSLGTPGGPRALLVFGSNPVVSAPRASRIEGRLRDLDLLVVADLLLSETAALADVVLPTAQWAEEDGTMTNLEGRVLRRRALRPPPPDVRTDLAIIADLAARLSAAEETGTGPTASATRFPSDPAAVFAELRRASAGGTADYAGISWERIDAADGVFWPCPTEDGPDTPRLFADRFGTPDGRARFHPVDHRPAAEEVCDAYPLHFTTGRVLAQYQSGTQTRRVDALRRAAGEAFVELHPDLAARLGIDDGDRVRVTSRRGELHAPARLSPGIRPDTVFAPFHWPGAARANSVTNDAVDPISGMPEFKICAVRVEKA
- a CDS encoding class I SAM-dependent methyltransferase is translated as MSVAEAFDAVAGTYDEARRRLVPCFDAFYGTAVQVAAPPLRAALAAGRTPEVLDLGAGTGLLSLLLAAAVPGVRLTLVDAAPAMLSRAADQLRARAVPHRTVRADLADELPAGRYDAVVSALAIHHLDDDGKRGLYRRAAAALAPGGVFVNAEQVAGPTPALDRRYDEVWTARITELGSSPDEIAAARERMRHDRPATVADQCRWLEEAGLVDVDCFFKEWRFAVFGGRAR
- a CDS encoding DUF6364 family protein; the protein is MVIPLGSLIGMTAKVTLSFTDETIEDARRFAKREGLSLSAWMDQAAREKALREVFTAHAAAVGRASLDLESAALADAREAGMVNDLLADGRPRAA
- a CDS encoding MFS transporter — encoded protein: MSTLTSTAVTAGAPAATATRHRLDDWRPEDPEFWRTTGAPIARRNLWVSIFAEHVGFSVWSLWSVTVLFLGPEYGIDPAGKFLLTAVPAALGAVLRLPYTLAVARFGGRRWTIISALLLLVPTVPMAVLLEPGVSYGTLMVLACLTGVGGGNFASSMANINLFYPSRLKGRALGLNAGGGNLGVPAVQLVGLAVLATAGAAYPRLVPAVYLPLIVLAALAAARWLDTVPGARNEPGALREAARDPHTWVMSLLYVGTFGSFIGFGFAFGQVLQLQFAERFPTPVDAAWLTFLGPLVGSLIRPLGGHLADRLGGARVTFWNFVAMAAGASTVLYAARERSFGLYLTGFIALFVFSGIGNGSTYKMIPAIFRARAADAVVAGRDPEAAARWARRMTGSLIGIAGAVGASGGVLVNISFRQSFLGSGNADAAYLVFIGWYALCFAVTWVVYRRPRAGQLAGV